From a region of the Musa acuminata AAA Group cultivar baxijiao unplaced genomic scaffold, Cavendish_Baxijiao_AAA HiC_scaffold_1075, whole genome shotgun sequence genome:
- the LOC135666149 gene encoding DNA topoisomerase 1 beta-like isoform X1 produces MSVHGCINQVMNDSGEDDEGPIIFKRPNSSSKQSHLSSTSKKTTQKHDGSNLVSGQIARNGENSRLQSAEVLPTAKTLNEKPISHSQSSVSVQSKHISYHKSTTNDVRPKYQDVSSLEVRESDDSDDGKPLSHRLNSPPAAVQKKNSMGSEKTHMHSSDHKFVNKSTDKKNLDKPIIKREDSDDSDDEKPLSLKFSSSTVVNKGGPSHAMKTQSAKPTLKINSDIKGCSDDSEDEKPLLSRFQSKAIGSSSMKSSTSDDKPLSSKLKLNGSSKKEGNSENRSSGGGQKRPLGDPDPTGSSSVKKAKVSETSASVKVKHEVAVKKEIKADDTNHVSISQRIKKSVSSNSASTSKNVSQKNHSLFKKDIKKMKKKDKDSKFSKILKVPPGSGGGQKWTTLEHNGVIFPPPYNPHGIKMLYKGQPVDLTPEQEEVATMFAVMKDTEYATKNQFIKNFMNDWRQILGKSHVIKKFELCDFTPIYEWHLREKEKKKQMSTEEKKALKEEKLKQEEKYMWAIVDGVKEKVGNFRVEPPGLFRGRGEHPKMGKLKKRIRPSDITINIGKEAPIPECPIPGERWKEVKHDNTVTWLAFWNDPINPKEFKYVFLAASSSLKGQSDKEKYEKARLLKNYIHNIRANYTRDFTSKDPTKRQIAVATYLIDKLALRAGNEKDDDEADTVGCCTLKVENVELVPPNMLKFDFLGKDSIRYLNTVVVELPVYKAIGEFQTAKKSDGGRKSKGDDLFDLLDTSKLNAHLKELMPGLTAKVFRTYNASITLDDILNKETKDGTLPEKIAVYQHANKEVAIICNHQRSVSKSHESQMSKLNEKINDLKTQREELEMDLSRARKGKPPLKDREGKTKKNLSPEVIEKKLAQVDAKIEKMELDKKIKEDLKTVALGTSKINYLDPRISVAWCKRHEVPIEKIFNKSLLAKFAWAMDVEPDFRF; encoded by the exons ATGTCTGTTCATGGTTGCatcaatcaagttatgaatgacaGTGGAGAAGACGACGAGGGACCTATTATTTTTAAGAGGCCAAATTCTTCATCGAAACAAAGCCACTTGAGCTCTACATCAAAGAAGACAACTCAAAAGCATGATGGTTCTAATCTTGTTTCTGGTCAAATTGCTCGTAATGGTGAGAACTCTCGTTTGCAAAGTGCTGAAGTGCTCCCTACTGCAAAGACATTGAATGAGAAGCCTATCTCACATTCACAGTCTTCGGTCTCTGTCCAGTCAAAACACATATCCTATCATAAATCCACAACCAATGATGTGAGACCAAAGTATCAGGATGTGTCATCTCTTGAAGTTCGAGAATCTGATGATTCAGATGATGGTAAACCATTAAGCCATAGACTTAATTCACCACCAGCAGCAGTTCAAAAGAAAAATTCCATGGGCTCAGAGAAGACACATATGCATTCCTCAGATCACAAGTTTGTAAACAAGAGTACAGATAAGAAGAATCTGGACAAGCCAATCATCAAAAGAGAGGATTCTGATGATTCTGATGATGAGAAGCCACTGAGCTTAAAATTTTCTTCTTCGACTGTTGTCAATAAAGGTGGTCCCTCACATGCCATGAAGACACAATCTGCAAAGCCTACCCTGAAGATTAACTCAGATATCAAGGGTTGCTCTGATGATTCAGAAGATGAAAAACCTCTTCTTTCTAGGTTTCAGTCAAAAGCCATTGGCAGTTCATCTATGAAAAGTTCAACTTCAGATGACAAGCCTTTGTCTTCTAAGTTAAAATTAAATGGTTCTAGCAAGAAGGAAGGTAATAGTGAGAATAGGTCCTCTGGTGGTGGACAGAAGCGGCCTCTTGGTGATCCTGATCCTACAGGTTCTTCATCAGTTAAGAAAGCAAAAGTTTCTGAAACCTCTGCTTCTGTGAAAGTTAAGCACGAAGTTGCggtaaagaaagaaataaaagcaGACGATACCAATCATGTGTCAATTTCACAAAGAATAAAGAAGTCAGTATCTTCTAACAGCGCATCAACCAGCAAGAATGTGTCTCAGAAAAATCATTCATTATTtaagaaagatatcaagaaaatgaagaaaaaagatAAGGATTCTAAATTTTCAAAGATATTGAAGGTGCCTCCTGGATCTGGTGGGGGACAGAAGTGGACTACCTTGGAACACAATGGTGTTATTTTTCCTCCTCCATACAATCCCCATGGCATTAAAATGCTTTACAAAGGACAACCAGTTGATCTGACTCCCGAACAAGAGGAG GTTGCAACAATGTTTGCCGTGATGAAGGACACAGAGTATGCCACCAAAAACCAATTTATTAAGAACTTCATGAATGACTGGCGACAAATACTTGGTAAAAGTCATGTAATTAAGAAATTTGAGCTGTGTGATTTCACCCCAATTTATGAATGGCATCTaagggagaaggaaaagaagaagcaGATGAGCACTGAG GAGAAGAAGGCCTTAAAGGAAGAGAAATTAAagcaagaggagaaatacatgtggGCTATTGTTGATGGTGTGAAAGAGAAG GTTGGAAATTTTAGGGTTGAACCACCAGGGTTGTTTCGAGGCCGAGGAGAGCATCCAAAG ATGGGAAAGCTGAAAAAGAGAATTCGCCCAAGTGATATTACAATCAATATAGGAAAAGAAGCACCAATTCCAGAATGTCCAATACCTGGTGAAag GTGGAAAGAAGTAAAACATGATAACACTGTCACATGGTTGGCTTTTTGGAATGATCCCATAAATCCAAAAGAGTTCAAGTATGTCTTTTTGGCAGCCAGCAGTTCATTAAAAGGACAAAGCGACAAAGAGAAGTATGAGAAAGCGAGGCTGTTGAAG AATTATATACACAATATTCGTGCGAATTATACAAGGGACTTTACCAGTAAAGATCCAACAAAGCGGCAAATAGCAGTAGCAACCTACCTTATTGATAAGCTAGCACTTAGGGCTGGCAATGAAAAG GATGATGACGAGGCTGATACCGTTGGTTGCTGCACTCTAAAGGTGGAGAATGTTGAGTTGGTGCCTCCAAATATGTTAAAG TTTGACTTCCTGGGTAAAGATTCTATCAGATACTTGAATACTGTAGTAGTTGAACTGCCTGTCTATAAAGCAATTGGAGAATTCCAAACTG CTAAAAAGAGTGATGGAGGCAGAAAAAGTAAGGGTGATGATCTATTTGACCTGCTGGACACAAGCAAACTCAATGCACATTTGAAGGAACTCATGCCTGGGCTTACCGCCAAAGTTTTCCGTACATACAATGCTTCTATTACTTTGGATGATATA TTGAATAAAGAAACCAAGGATGGCACTCTTCCTGAAAAGATCGCTGTCTATCAGCATGCAAACAAAGAG GTTGCAATTATTTGTAATCATCAGCGTAGTGTCTCAAAGTCCCACGAAAGTCAGATGTCTAAGTTAAATGAGAAGATAAACGACTTAAAG ACCCAGAGAGAGGAATTGGAGATGGATTTGAGTAGGGCTAGGAAAGGGAAGCCTCCACTCAAAGATAGAGAAGGGAAGACAAAGAAAAACTTGTCCCCTGAAGT GATAGAAAAGAAGCTGGCTCAGGTTGATGCAAAGATCGAGAAGATGGAGTTGGATAAGAAAATAAAGGAGGATTTGAAAACAGTTGCACTTGGAACATCAAAGATTAATTACCTTGATCCCAGAATATCGGTTGCATGGTGCAAGCGCCATGAAGTTCCCATCGAGAAG ATATTTAACAAGTCACTACTTGCAAAATTCGCCTGGGCAATGGACGTGGAGCCAGACTTCAGATTCTAA
- the LOC135666149 gene encoding DNA topoisomerase 1 beta-like isoform X2, whose translation MPGLTAKVFRTYNASITLDDILNKETKDGTLPEKIAVYQHANKEVAIICNHQRSVSKSHESQMSKLNEKINDLKTQREELEMDLSRARKGKPPLKDREGKTKKNLSPEVIEKKLAQVDAKIEKMELDKKIKEDLKTVALGTSKINYLDPRISVAWCKRHEVPIEKIFNKSLLAKFAWAMDVEPDFRF comes from the exons ATGCCTGGGCTTACCGCCAAAGTTTTCCGTACATACAATGCTTCTATTACTTTGGATGATATA TTGAATAAAGAAACCAAGGATGGCACTCTTCCTGAAAAGATCGCTGTCTATCAGCATGCAAACAAAGAG GTTGCAATTATTTGTAATCATCAGCGTAGTGTCTCAAAGTCCCACGAAAGTCAGATGTCTAAGTTAAATGAGAAGATAAACGACTTAAAG ACCCAGAGAGAGGAATTGGAGATGGATTTGAGTAGGGCTAGGAAAGGGAAGCCTCCACTCAAAGATAGAGAAGGGAAGACAAAGAAAAACTTGTCCCCTGAAGT GATAGAAAAGAAGCTGGCTCAGGTTGATGCAAAGATCGAGAAGATGGAGTTGGATAAGAAAATAAAGGAGGATTTGAAAACAGTTGCACTTGGAACATCAAAGATTAATTACCTTGATCCCAGAATATCGGTTGCATGGTGCAAGCGCCATGAAGTTCCCATCGAGAAG ATATTTAACAAGTCACTACTTGCAAAATTCGCCTGGGCAATGGACGTGGAGCCAGACTTCAGATTCTAA
- the LOC135666147 gene encoding transcription initiation factor TFIID subunit 6-like — protein MSIVPKETIEVVAQSIGIANLSPDVALALAPDVEYRLREIMQEAIKCMRHSKRTILTADDVDSALSLRNIEPLYGFASGDPLRFKRAVGHKDLFYIDDRDVDFKEVIDAPLPKAPLDTAVVAHWLAIEGVQPAIPENSPVEATVAPSENKKSDNSKDDGLHVDLKLPVKHVLSRELQLYFDKITELTVTRPESILFKEALLSLAADSGIHPLVPYFSYFIADEVARSLHDLPILFALMRVVRSLLHNPHIHIEPYLHQLMPSIITCVVAKRLGSRIADSHWELRDFSANLAASVCRRYGHVYHNLQSRLTKTLINAFLDPSKALTQHYGAIQGLAALGPGVVRLLVLPNLEPYLQLLEPEMQLEKQKNEMKRKEAWRVYGALLCAAGKCLYDRLKLFPGLLSPPKHKVWRSNGKVATSTPNKRKPSAIHSMQQPPFKKMAVDGAIGTMQPIAMTTGSQGAEDRFPTQSSGTGMGQSSAAGQVSVEAFGGRRTPTGSAVLAQAWKEDLDAGHLLASLYQLFGEGVLSFIQPVEMSFFI, from the exons ATGAGTATCGTACCGAAGGAGACGATTGAGGTGGTCGCGCAAAGCATTGGCATCGCCAACCTCTCCCCCGATgtcgccctcgccctcgcccccGATGTTGAGTACCGCCTCCGTGAGATCATGCAG GAGGCGATCAAGTGCATGCGCCACTCGAAGAGAACGATCTTGACGGCGGATGACGTGGACAGCGCGCTTAGTCTGAGGAATATTGAG CCTTTATATGGATTTGCATCTGGGGATCCTTTGCGGTTCAAAAGGGCTGTAGGGCACAAGGATCTGTTTTATATTGATGACAGAGATGTGGATTTCAAGGAG GTTATTGATGCACCCTTACCCAAAGCACCACTTGACACTGCTGTTGTGGCACACTGGCTTGCTATTGAGGGGGTCCAACCTGCGATTCCAGAAAATTCTCCTGTTGAAG CAACTGTAGCCCCATCTGAAAATAAGAAGTCTGATAACAGCAAGGATGATGGACTTCATGTTGATCTTAAACTTCCTGTTAAGCATGTATTGTCTAGAGAACTCCAG CTCTATTTTGACAAAATTACTGAGCTTACTGTGACTAGGCCTGAGTCCATCCTCTTCAAGGAAGCATTACTGAGTTTGGCAGCGGATTCAGGAATTCATCCATTAGTTCCATATTTTTCGTACTTCATTGCTGATGAG GTTGCCCGAAGCTTACATGATCTTCCTATCTTGTTTGCTTTGATGCGTgtggtccgaagccttctccaTAATCCACATATTCACATAGAACCTTAT TTGCATCAGCTGATGCCATCAATTATAACATGTGTGGTTGCCAAAAGGTTAGGGAGTAGAATAGCTGATAGCCACTGGGAACTCAGAGACTTCTCTGCAAATCTAGCTGCATCAGTGTGCAGAAG ATATGGTCATGTGTATCACAACCTGCAGTCCCGATTGACAAAGACACTGATTAATGCTTTTCTGGATCCATCTAAAGCACTGACACAACATTACGGTGCCATTCAAGGCCTTGCTGCACTGGGACCTGGTGTG GTACGTCTTCTAGTTCTGCCTAACCTCGAGCCATATTTGCAACTCTTAGAGCCTGAGATGCAACTGGAAAAGCAGAAGAATGAGATGAAGCGGAAAGAAGCTTGGCGAGTATATGGTGCCTTACTG TGTGCTGCAGGTAAATGTTTATATGACCGGCTCAAGTTGTTTCCAGGTCTCTTATCTCCTCCAAAACATAAAGTTTGGAGGAGTAATGGAAAAGTTGCAACTAGCACACCGA ACAAGCGCAAGCCAAGCGCCATCCACTCTATGCAGCAGCCACCATTTAAGAAGATGGCAGTTGATGGAGCTATAGGTACCATGCAACCGATTGCCATGACAACCGGCTCGCAAGGTGCAGAGGACAGATTTCCTACACAATCATCTGGAACCGGTATGGGGCAATCGTCTGCTGCAGGGCAGGTATCGGTCGAGGCATTCGGAGGTAGAAGAACACCGACTGGATCTGCCGTGTTGGCCCAAGCCTGGAAGGAGGATCTTGATGCAGGGCATCTCTTGGCATCACTGTATCAGTTATTTGGTGAGGGCGTGTTGTCATTCATTCAGCCGGTGGAGATGTCTTTCTTTATCTGA
- the LOC135666148 gene encoding fumarylacetoacetase-like, producing MIKPSIERERERERAREREMGLRSFVEVFPDSHFPLENLPYGVFRPTSTARGDGSRPAPRPGVAIGDFVLDLSVISAAGLFDGPILRDSPCFLQPCLNMFVGMGRPAWKEARLTLQRLLSAEDPTLRDNTSLREKSLLNMNEVEMLLPTVIGDYTDFFSSMHHAKNCGTIFRGPENPIPVNWFHLPIAYHGRASSVVISGTDIIRPRGQGYPTEKSPPYFGPTQKLDFELEMAAIVGPGNELGKPINVDEAADHIFGLVLMNDWSARDIQAWEYVPLGPFLGKSFGTTISPWIVTLDALEPFACDGPKQDPQPLPYLAESKHINYDIPLEVWIKPAGHEHPVILTRSNFNNLYWTLTQQLAHHTINGCNLRPGDLLGTGTISGPEAESLGCLLELTWNGQKPLNLIGAARKFLEDGDEVFFTACCKGKDYNVGFGSCTGKVLPAIP from the exons atgataaaaccctcgatcgagagagagagagagagagagagagcgagagagagagagatgggactGAGGTCGTTCGTCGAGGTGTTTCCCGACTCCCACTTCCCGCTCGAAAACCTCCCCTACGGCGTCTTCCGCCCCACTTCCACAGCCAGGGGCGATGGATCCCGTCCGGCACCTCGCCCCGGCGTCGCCATCGGCGATTTCGTCCTCGACCTCTCGGTTATCTCTGCTGCTGGTCTCTTCGATGGCCCCATCCTCAGGGACTCACCATGCTTCCTCCAG CCTTGTCTTAACATGTTCGTAGGAATGGGAAGACCTGCGTGGAAGGAGGCGAGGTTGACTTTACAAAGACTTCTGTCAG CCGAAGACCCAACACTACGTGACAATACTAGTTTAAGGGAGAAGTCCCTTCTGAATATG AATGAGGTGGAGATGCTTCTTCCTACTGTAATTGGAGATTATACAGACTTCTTTTCTTCCATGCATCACGCAAAGAACTGTGGGACCATATTTCGAGGACCAGAGAACCCAATTCCAGTCAACTG GTTTCACCTTCCTATAGCTTATCATGGGCGGGCGTCTTCTGTTGTAATTTCTGGTACAGATATCATTCGCCCAAG AGGACAAGGATATCCAACGGAAAAGTCTCCACCTTATTTTGGACCAACACAAAAGCTGGACTTTGAGCTTGAAATG GCTGCCATAGTTGGTCCAGGAAATGAATTGGGCAAACCAATCAATGTTGATGAGGCAGCAGATCATATATTTGGACTTGTACTGATGAATGATTGGAGTG CCAGGGATATCCAAGCTTGGGAATATGTTCCTCTTGGGCCTTTTCTTGGAAAGAGTTTTG GTACAACAATATCGCCCTGGATTGTGACACTAGATGCTCTTGAACCTTTTGCTTGTGATGGTCCAAAGCAG GATCCTCAGCCCTTGCCGTACTTGGCAGAGTCTAAGCATATAAACTACGATATTCCTCTCGAG GTATGGATCAAACCTGCAGGGCATGAACATCCAGTGATCCTCACAAGGAGCAATTTCAATAATTT GTATTGGACACTAACTCAACAACTAGCACACCACACTATCAATGGGTGCAATTTACGACCTGGTGACCTACTTGGAACTGGGACCATCAGTGGACCT GAAGCAGAATCGCTTGGATGCTTGCTGGAGTTAACTTGGAATGGACAAAAGCCACTTAACCTGATTGGTGCAGCTCGCAAATTTTTGGAGGATGGAGATGAAGTCTTTTTCACAGCTTGTTGCAAG GGGAAGGATTATAACGTGGGATTCGGATCATGTACTGGGAAGGTTCTGCCAGCTATTCCGTGA